The sequence CACAGGTGAGATACAGTTTAATAAAGGAATTTAATTCTAAGCTACTTTACAACACACATAGctatagtatatagtataggGTATAGTCGTTACtgttcgattttataaaatCCAATCTGAATGTGCTTAAATTATTGGAAAGATTTGACATCTCTATAAAAATCTGTTTGTATAAAACAAGTAAAACAAAGTTAGGAATATCAAATGTTTTATCAAAGATTTGTCACAATTGTAAATTGGTTTTCATgatgattattgtttttaatttaattacagagTACGGGTGAAGGGGACAAATCAACAATGTTCCAACAAATCCATGACTTTATTAACAATTGCAATGGTGAACAAGTGCGCTTTTCACCAGACTTATGTAAGTTGAACAACTCATTcacactattttatatttactttctaTTCGTTTTACTCAAAGAATCTAGCTGCTGATAATGGAGCATTTGTATGTGTACACTTGTCCCATTTGATGTAATTTTACAAGTATAAAAAGCTAAAGAGTTTTTGTCTTTGAACATGCTAACTTCAGGTAGTATATAActgctttttaaaaaaatttcacTAAAAGAAGTTTTTCACATTCCTTCAGACTACcatgggctactttttattttgataagatatttattttgtaaaaactatttcacgcagACGTAGCTGCAGGCAAGAGCTAGTAATACAgatttaaactaaaatttaaataaccaccgaaacaaaaaaactttaaaaagaaaaacaatagaaatgtttgtttgtccCTTAAGTATATTGTAATTCCCTAGTAATACAACTAAACCCTAACTTAACCGACGTTGCGTCGAGGGACCGCTAAAGTGTTTTCATCCCTTTCAGGCTTTGATAAAAGAGACCACACGATTTATACTTATAACACCCGGTTTCATCTTCTGGGAATCGAAGCTTTTTATGTATGTTCTAAAATGCTTACAGATGCAGATTTGTGTCATCTCCTAACAAACCACTTGGTGGAATTGAAGCAACCAATTAAAGGAATAGAAATATTGAAGAAAGCCATAAGAAAGATACAGTTGTTTGATTCTCAACTCACATCTATACATGCTGATCTCTGCCAACTATGTTTGTTATCAAAATGTATGAAGCCTGCTCTTGAATTTCTGAATACTGATGTTACAGGCATTGGTGCTGAGGTAAAATGGTCTTCCCTAACTCAAAGACAGTCATTTTATAACGCACAATACattaataatctattttttgtaatatcttaaatataatataataatatatgttcagTCTCCAGTTGTTTGATGTCAGATTTAGATAAAACTGTAACTCTTACCTATGATTCTTTAAtggccattttcaataaactatcccaatTTATATCTCCAAGCTCGTCCtgagaataaattaattgaaacaagtaatttttaaacaacCTCTTTCCTTTTTGGTTGATGTTCATGATGGATTGAAAAAGCGATTAGtactgtttattgaaaacaatgttaaatcTTTGATTTTATCCTTTCAGCTTGGTGGCAATAATGACTCGAAAAACTTTTTGCTTTATTACTATTATGGAGGTATGATTTACACAGCAATGAAGAATTATGATAGAGCATTATATTTCTTTGAAGTTGTTGTAACAGTTCCAGCTATGGTTGTGTCACATATAATGTTGGAAgcatataagaaatatatattggtGTCACTCATTTTACATGGAAAGGTAGTTTCTTATTGacttatattgatattataagtTAAGTACATAAGACTCGTAATGTAATGTTCGAAACAGTTTTTATGGTGCGCTGTCTCTAAAGCAAAGAAACATGTATGTTTGACGCtcacaatttaaaaatgctaATGTTTCACAATTTTGTGTATTGTATCTAAAAGTCTGGACAAAATTTGTAGCAGGATCTTGagcaatattaatatgaaatttggtatgtgtaattttatatttttagattttaccAATGCCAAAATACACGTCACAAGTGGTCTGCCGTTTCTTGAAACCATTGTCAGTGGTGTACCATGAATTAGCTTCTTCACAGCATGCAGCCATAAAGCATAGGGAGACATTTGTCAGAGATAAAAATATGGGATTAGTTAACCAagtgagtattttattttacatgacgTGAATAATCATCAGATCAAGGTTATTGcatcataaacaaattaaaagtagCAGCTGAAtgaacaaaaattttttttattgaacttttATATTCACTCAgattatatttgataactatttaACTATATAATTTGAAATCCTGACCTCAGtacaattactaaatatttatttgccaaGCTTTCTTACCTAGATTATAATGATAAAGTTTGACATCAGGCGCAATTGTCGGTGTCGTATTATGTGTCTCAATTGTGTTTCCGGTAGCAAAACAATTcacagctttatatatttttttaggtgcTGAGctcaatgtataaaaaaaatattcaaaggtTAACTAAGACCTTTCTGACCCTCTCCCTCAGTGATGTTGCATCTAGAGTGCAGCTAGCAGGACCAGCGCAGGCCGAATCTTACATACTTAATATGGTAAGCTATgtgagatatttttaatgtttatatactATAATGAAATACTGCATGTAAAGAGGagttagtataattttttgctaCGTAAATTCACAATacactgccttggtggcgtagttgtattgcatgcccggtacaatagcactctgaggtcctgggttcgaatcccgggtcgggcaaagtgatatttgggtttttctgctcagtatcagcccggagtctggaatttgtgcccgatatggcgataggctcgccccctatcacatcatgggacgaaacatacttggcgaaaagtgggtgccctagttgcgcctctgcatacctcttcggggataaatgcgtgatgttatgtatgtatgtaaattcaCAATAGGAGTGCATTTGTATGTGCTATTTGTGCATGGAAATATTGTAGTATAATGTTTACACAGATTGAAGAAGGCGAAATATATGCAATGATAAACCAGAAAGATGGTATGGTGGTATTCCTAGATAGCCCTGAGAAATATGCTTCACCTGAAACATTGTGTGTACTGGAACAACAAATGGCAGCCTGCACCAAACTTCATCAATATATCCAGGAGATGGATGAGCAGATACAAGTTAATCCTCAGGTATcacaaaaactatttacattggttatttatttagaacttCATGTGTTAACaaggctacaatttattttttgagaTGTTTAGTTATTAGTTAATTTTgcaataagtatatattattgaaattataaaatatatatattatacatattacgtATGCTGTATTGTGTTTGTCAATCAcccagtaataataatttaattaagtagatGTCTCATGGAACTTATCTATTGTCGATCTTGTGTAATAATTTTCGTTAAGAATTTGATTGACTTGATAGTTACATTAGAAATAATCATTGTATTATTACAGTATGTGAAGAAATGCGCTGGAAGCCACGATGAAGACATTCCAGGAACAAGTCAGAACTCAAAGACTACTTACTCAATGTAACTTgttttttaagattaaaaaccttatttaataaacatattcattttttattcccAACCATaacaaaaaccaaaaatattgtaatgtaatacataatgttttaaaatgctTCATGTACGCCCTCTGTGAACGCAGTCATGCTTTCCAAGGGCGTTTGAGGAGTGATTCCATGTCCCAAATTGGCGATGTACCTGTGTTTGCCAAATTTCCGCACCATATCGATTGTCATAGCTTTTATATCTtcctaaaatataaatcatattgaatttgtaacttattacaaaattaactatTCAATATACTATgcatacttatattattcaGTTATTCAGATTATAACtaaggataattttttttttaaagttacatccatttattcatttattaattttttatatttagaggtTCTTTTACAAGGAATTGAATGACTTTATATGAATAAACACTACCATTCTAAAAATACCA is a genomic window of Manduca sexta isolate Smith_Timp_Sample1 chromosome 22, JHU_Msex_v1.0, whole genome shotgun sequence containing:
- the LOC119190195 gene encoding COP9 signalosome complex subunit 3-like, giving the protein LKIFVLFAIDIILFWFPGSFRELCDIIGKSDEVLQRNSAHLSTVLETLDIQQHSLGVLAVLVAKFSLPQSTGEGDKSTMFQQIHDFINNCNGEQVRFSPDLYADLCHLLTNHLVELKQPIKGIEILKKAIRKIQLFDSQLTSIHADLCQLCLLSKCMKPALEFLNTDVTGIGAELGGNNDSKNFLLYYYYGGMIYTAMKNYDRALYFFEVVVTVPAMVVSHIMLEAYKKYILVSLILHGKILPMPKYTSQVVCRFLKPLSVVYHELASSQHAAIKHRETFVRDKNMGLVNQVLSSMYKKNIQRLTKTFLTLSLSDVASRVQLAGPAQAESYILNMIEEGEIYAMINQKDGMVVFLDSPEKYASPETLCVLEQQMAACTKLHQYIQEMDEQIQVNPQYVKKCAGSHDEDIPGTSQNSKTTYSM